The proteins below come from a single Eucalyptus grandis isolate ANBG69807.140 chromosome 3, ASM1654582v1, whole genome shotgun sequence genomic window:
- the LOC104438806 gene encoding TMV resistance protein N-like: MGKHRSKQQRKRVRDTDASSPNISKRPRPDVPSASGANSDPPASSTSVNGNNYYVFLSFRGPDTRKGFVDHLYQRLKAVGLRYHPNFVFRDDEDLPFGENIGENLIRAIERSKVSIPVISENYADSEWCLRELIHIMKCKESRGQMVLPVLYKVTPKDVRKLKGAFGKAYKSCKDKFEEEVKQQGPLALRKAVALKVFESEKFADGHEGELVNELIEIILREQQHDFQPHLPVNLVAINDRVAKVMELMDLACPDTQIIGIWGMGGIGKTTLATIIYKNLFDNFECRSSLKDIRETAKSNKGMRHVQSLLISDMTSKKKSTVRDPEMGINMIRSSCENKKVLILLDDVDHQDQLDKLIGHCNFGSGSRIIITCRDKAILKSEYEMYELKEMNHEDSMLLFSRCAFEEEQPPTDLAALSSNIVATTGGLPLALIVIGSLLKEKDRKEWEETLQKLRNAPNETVQEKLRISYDTLTYKEQQMFLDIACFFIGTDKTIATYFWADLEFFPITGLRILINRSLIKIDDNNQFENA, translated from the exons ATGGGAAAGCATCGCTCAAAGCAACAACGCAAGCGCGTTAGAGACACCGATGCTTCGAGTCCGAACATTTCGAAGCGACCAAGACCTGACGTGCCATCGGCGTCCGGAGCGAATTCTGACCCACCTGCTTCATCCACCTCTGTGAATGGAAATAATTACTATgtattcttgagctttagaggccCTGATACTCGCAAAGGCTTCGTCGATCACCTCTACCAAAGACTCAAAGCTGTGGGCCTGAGGTACCATCCAAACTTTGTGTTCAGAGATGATGAGGACCTCCCCTTCGGCGAGAATATTGGTGAAAATCTCATCAGGGCAATCGAGCGCTCTAAGGTTTCAATCCCAGTCATCTCTGAAAATTATGCTGATAGCGAATGGTGCCTCCGTGAGCTCATCCATATAATGAAGTGCAAGGAAAGCAGAGGACAAATGGTCTTGCCCGTGCTTTACAAGGTGACACCCAAGGATGTCCGAAAACTAAAGGGGGCCTTTGGAAAGGCCTACAAATCCTGTAAGGATAAATTTGAGGAGGAGGTCAAGCAACAAGGGCCACTAGCTCTCAGAAAAGCAGTTGCTCTTAAAGTATTCGAATCAGAGAAATTTGCTGATGG GCATGAAGGGGAATTGGTAAATGAACTCATAGAAATAATATTGCGTGAGCAGCAACATGATTTTCAACCACATCTTCCCGTAAACTTGGTTGCAATCAACGATCGTGTCGCCAAGGTCATGGAATTGATGGATCTTGCTTGCCCGGACACTCAAATTATTGGGATTTGGGGGATGGGCGGCATCGGTAAGACAACTCTGGCTACGATCATctataaaaatctttttgacaattttgagTGCCGCAGCTCTCTCAAGGATATTAGAGAGACAGCTAAAAGCAACAAGGGTATGAGGCATGTCCAATCTCTATTGATCTCAGATATgacctcaaaaaagaaaagtacagtGCGTGATCCTGAGATGGGAATTAATATGATCCGATCAAGTTGTGAAAATAAGAAGGTACTTATTCTTCTTGACGATGTGGATCATCAAGACCAACTCGATAAATTGATTGGACATTGCAATTTCGGGTCAGGAAGTAGGATCATAATTACATGTCGAGATAAGGCCATCTTGAAGTCAGAATATGAAATGTATGAACTCAAAGAAATGAATCACGAAGACTCTATGCTTCTGTTTAGTAGATGTGCATTTGAAGAGGAACAACCTCCCACTGATCTCGCAGCCCTTTCTAGTAATATTGTTGCCACCACAGGAGGGCTTCCCTTGGCTCTCATCGTTATAGGTTCacttctcaaagaaaaagatcGAAAAGAGTGGGAAGAGACTTTGCAGAAATTGAGGAATGCACCTAATGAGACTGTGCAAGAAAAGTTGAGGATAAGTTATGATACATTAACATATAAGGAGCAACAGATGTTTCTAGACATtgcatgttttttcattggaaCTGACAAAACAATTGCCACCTACTTTTGGGCGGACCTCGAATTCTTCCCAATAACCGGATTGCGAATATTGATTAACCGTTCgttaataaaaattgatgacaataatcaatttgagaatgcatga